A genomic region of Pseudomonas sp. KU43P contains the following coding sequences:
- a CDS encoding homoserine dehydrogenase, translated as MKPVKVGICGLGTVGGGTFNVLQRNAEEIARRAGRGIEVAQIAMRSPNPNCQITGTPITADVFDVASNPEIDIVIELIGGYTVARDLVLKAIENGKHVVTANKALIAVHGNEIFAKAREKGVIVAFEAAVAGGIPVIKAIREGLSANRINWLAGIINGTGNFILTEMREKGRAFPDVLAEAQALGYAEADPTFDVEGIDAAHKLTILASIAFGIPLQFDKAYTEGITQLTTADVNYAEALGYRIKHLGVARSTDAGIELRVHPTLIPADRLIANVNGVMNAVMVNGDAAGSTLYYGAGAGMEPTASSVVADLVDVVRAMTSDPENRVPHLAFQPDSLSAHPILPIEACESAYYLRIQAKDHPGVLAQVASILSERGINIESIMQKEAEEQDGLVPMILLTHGVVEQRINDAIVALEALQDVVGKVVRIRVEQLN; from the coding sequence GTGAAACCGGTCAAAGTAGGCATCTGTGGGTTGGGGACCGTCGGTGGCGGTACCTTCAATGTACTTCAGCGCAACGCCGAGGAGATTGCCCGCCGTGCCGGGCGCGGTATTGAAGTGGCACAGATCGCCATGCGCTCGCCCAACCCGAACTGCCAGATTACCGGTACCCCCATTACCGCTGATGTGTTCGACGTTGCGAGCAACCCGGAGATCGACATCGTCATCGAGCTGATCGGTGGCTATACCGTGGCCCGTGACCTGGTGCTCAAAGCCATCGAGAACGGCAAGCACGTGGTTACCGCCAACAAGGCGCTGATCGCCGTGCACGGCAACGAAATCTTCGCCAAGGCCCGCGAGAAGGGCGTCATCGTCGCCTTCGAGGCCGCGGTGGCCGGTGGCATTCCGGTGATCAAGGCGATTCGCGAAGGCCTGTCGGCCAACCGCATCAACTGGCTGGCCGGCATCATCAATGGCACCGGCAACTTCATCCTCACCGAAATGCGCGAAAAAGGCCGTGCCTTCCCCGACGTACTGGCCGAAGCCCAGGCCCTGGGTTATGCCGAAGCCGACCCGACCTTCGACGTCGAAGGCATCGATGCCGCGCACAAGCTGACCATCCTCGCCTCCATTGCCTTCGGCATCCCGTTGCAGTTCGACAAGGCCTACACCGAGGGCATCACCCAGCTGACCACCGCTGACGTGAACTACGCCGAAGCCCTGGGCTACCGCATCAAGCACCTGGGCGTGGCCCGCAGCACCGATGCCGGTATCGAACTGCGCGTGCACCCGACGCTGATCCCGGCCGACCGCCTGATCGCCAACGTCAATGGCGTGATGAACGCGGTGATGGTCAACGGTGACGCGGCCGGCTCCACCCTGTACTACGGCGCCGGCGCCGGCATGGAGCCGACCGCTTCCTCGGTGGTCGCCGACTTGGTAGACGTGGTCCGCGCCATGACTTCCGACCCGGAAAACCGCGTGCCGCACCTGGCCTTCCAGCCGGACTCGCTGTCGGCTCACCCGATCCTGCCGATCGAAGCCTGCGAAAGCGCCTACTACCTGCGCATCCAGGCCAAGGACCATCCGGGCGTACTGGCCCAGGTGGCGAGCATCCTGTCGGAGCGTGGCATCAACATCGAGTCGATCATGCAGAAGGAAGCAGAAGAACAGGACGGCCTGGTGCCGATGATCCTGCTGACCCACGGTGTGGTCGAGCAGCGCATCAACGACGCCATCGTCGCACTGGAAGCCTTGCAAGACGTGGTCGGCAAGGTTGTTCGCATCCGCGTCGAACAGCTCAACTAA
- the thrC gene encoding threonine synthase, which produces MRYISTRGQAPALNFEDVLLAGLASDGGLYVPENLPRFTQEEIASWAGLPYHELAFRVMRPFVTGSIADADFKKILEETYGEFAHAAVAPLRQLNSNEWVMELFHGPTLAFKDFALQLLGRLLDHVLAKRGERVVIIGATSGDTGSAAIEGCRRCDNVDIFILHPHQRVSEVQRRQMTTIFGDNIHNIAIEGNFDDCQEMVKASFADQSFLKGTRLVAVNSINWARIMAQIVYYFHAALQLGGPARSVAFSVPTGNFGDIFAGYLARNMGLPISQLVVATNRNDILHRFMSGNQYVKETLHATLSPSMDIMVSSNFERLLFDLHGRNGAAIGELMANFKQGGGFSVEQDRWTEARKLFDSLAVSDEQTCETIAEVFASTGEVLDPHTAIGVKAARECRRSLDTPMVVLGTAHPVKFPEAVEKAGVGKALELPAHLTDLFSREERCTVLANDLKAVQAFVSQHGNRGKPL; this is translated from the coding sequence ATGCGTTATATCAGCACCCGCGGCCAGGCACCGGCCCTGAATTTCGAAGACGTCCTCTTGGCCGGCCTTGCCAGCGATGGCGGCCTGTACGTACCCGAGAACCTGCCCCGCTTCACCCAGGAAGAGATCGCCTCGTGGGCCGGCCTGCCGTACCACGAGCTGGCCTTCCGGGTGATGCGCCCGTTCGTCACCGGCAGCATTGCCGATGCCGACTTCAAGAAGATCCTCGAGGAAACCTACGGCGAGTTCGCCCACGCCGCGGTCGCACCGCTGCGTCAGCTGAACAGCAACGAGTGGGTCATGGAGCTGTTCCACGGCCCGACCCTGGCCTTCAAGGACTTCGCCCTGCAACTGCTCGGCCGCCTGCTCGACCACGTGCTGGCCAAGCGCGGCGAGCGCGTGGTGATCATCGGCGCCACCAGTGGTGACACCGGTTCCGCCGCCATCGAAGGCTGCCGCCGTTGCGACAACGTCGACATCTTCATCCTGCACCCGCACCAGCGCGTGTCGGAAGTGCAGCGTCGGCAGATGACCACCATCTTCGGTGACAACATCCACAACATCGCCATCGAAGGCAACTTCGACGACTGCCAGGAAATGGTCAAGGCCAGCTTCGCCGACCAGTCGTTCCTCAAGGGCACGCGCCTGGTGGCGGTCAACTCGATCAACTGGGCGCGGATCATGGCCCAGATCGTCTACTACTTCCATGCTGCCCTGCAGCTGGGCGGCCCGGCCCGTTCGGTGGCGTTCTCGGTGCCGACCGGCAACTTCGGCGACATCTTCGCCGGTTACCTGGCGCGCAACATGGGTCTGCCGATCAGCCAGCTGGTGGTGGCAACCAACCGCAACGACATCCTGCACCGCTTCATGAGCGGCAACCAGTACGTCAAGGAAACCCTGCACGCGACCCTGTCGCCGTCGATGGACATCATGGTCTCGTCCAACTTCGAGCGCCTGCTGTTCGACCTGCATGGCCGCAACGGCGCCGCCATCGGCGAACTGATGGCCAACTTCAAGCAGGGTGGCGGCTTCAGCGTCGAGCAAGACCGCTGGACCGAAGCCCGCAAGCTGTTCGATTCGCTGGCCGTGAGCGATGAGCAAACCTGCGAGACCATCGCCGAAGTGTTTGCCAGCACCGGCGAAGTGCTCGACCCGCACACTGCGATCGGCGTCAAGGCCGCCCGTGAGTGCCGCCGCAGCCTGGACACGCCGATGGTGGTGCTGGGCACCGCACACCCGGTCAAGTTCCCGGAAGCGGTGGAGAAGGCCGGTGTTGGCAAGGCGCTGGAACTGCCTGCGCACCTGACCGACCTGTTCAGCCGTGAAGAGCGTTGCACCGTTCTGGCCAATGACCTGAAGGCTGTCCAGGCCTTCGTCAGCCAGCATGGTAACCGCGGCAAACCGCTTTAA
- a CDS encoding histidine kinase has protein sequence MRQPYVLIHQARPSHQILLHQACNALGLFDVRVTEDLNDLKACLVRDRGADLLILDHAGNDGLAVLEQVSCEPPRAVLFVGQVDTGQRDLASAARQHGLWVLAELPWPLPMQRWQQALRHIQTVTSPTHAH, from the coding sequence ATGCGTCAGCCTTACGTGTTGATACACCAGGCACGGCCTTCCCACCAGATCCTCCTGCACCAGGCCTGCAATGCCCTGGGTTTATTCGACGTGCGCGTAACCGAGGACCTGAACGACCTCAAGGCCTGCCTGGTACGTGATCGCGGTGCCGACCTGCTGATTCTCGATCATGCGGGTAACGATGGCCTAGCCGTGCTCGAGCAGGTCAGTTGCGAGCCTCCGCGCGCTGTACTGTTTGTAGGTCAGGTAGATACCGGCCAGAGGGACCTGGCCAGTGCAGCACGCCAGCACGGCCTGTGGGTGCTCGCCGAGCTGCCTTGGCCATTGCCTATGCAGCGCTGGCAACAGGCCTTGCGGCATATTCAAACTGTCACATCGCCCACGCATGCTCACTGA
- a CDS encoding DUF3509 domain-containing protein, protein MERICRLLNDALAPYQAHLDAADASGNRQLIVYDSLGSTALRRTVSLRQLQEQSLLIDLVDGLHRDLQIVEGRLQPCVIAALQQRQQPRGTFA, encoded by the coding sequence ATGGAAAGAATCTGCAGACTGCTCAACGACGCCCTGGCCCCTTACCAGGCCCACCTCGACGCCGCCGATGCCAGCGGCAACCGCCAATTGATCGTGTATGACAGCCTCGGCAGCACGGCGTTGCGCCGCACTGTCAGTTTGCGCCAGTTGCAGGAACAGAGCCTTCTGATCGACCTGGTGGACGGCCTGCACCGCGACCTGCAGATCGTCGAGGGGCGCTTGCAGCCCTGTGTGATCGCAGCATTGCAACAGCGCCAGCAGCCTCGGGGAACCTTTGCCTGA
- a CDS encoding TIGR02285 family protein → MRLRSLVCGLLLVLATAPVQAKERLLWLVRDLPPFTIFEGAEKGQGVVDQMLPLLIEQMPEYDHTIVRVNRARGIQMLQDPKNFACDPTLLWTPERARFVHFSVPTLGVMSGGVVVRTQGEALLAPFLADQQVDLKGLLSSTQLKLGIVAERSYSTQIDDILRQLPDTVFSRHYGNDATASLLQMQQLGRLQLVLGYWPEMRYLIQQQGGALDEYHFHPIQGVNRYQFLHVGCSDSPLGRAAVAHIDQLVPAIRQATLPALYARWLDPELRADYLEQSKRFFENH, encoded by the coding sequence ATGCGCCTCCGGTCCTTGGTCTGCGGGCTGTTGCTCGTATTGGCCACGGCGCCGGTGCAGGCCAAGGAGCGCTTGCTGTGGCTGGTCCGTGACCTGCCGCCTTTCACCATCTTCGAGGGCGCGGAAAAAGGCCAGGGCGTGGTCGACCAGATGTTGCCACTGCTGATCGAGCAGATGCCCGAATACGACCACACCATCGTGCGGGTCAACCGCGCACGTGGTATCCAGATGCTGCAAGACCCGAAGAATTTTGCCTGCGACCCGACCCTGCTGTGGACTCCGGAGCGTGCCAGGTTCGTGCACTTCTCCGTGCCGACACTGGGCGTGATGAGTGGTGGCGTGGTGGTTCGCACGCAAGGCGAAGCGTTGCTGGCACCCTTTCTCGCTGACCAGCAGGTGGACCTGAAGGGTTTGCTGAGCAGCACGCAACTGAAGCTGGGTATCGTCGCCGAACGCAGTTACAGCACCCAGATCGACGACATCCTGCGCCAGTTGCCCGACACCGTTTTCAGCCGCCATTACGGCAACGACGCCACTGCCAGCCTGCTGCAGATGCAACAACTCGGGCGCCTGCAACTGGTGCTGGGCTACTGGCCGGAGATGCGATACCTGATTCAGCAACAAGGTGGCGCGCTGGATGAGTACCACTTTCACCCGATCCAGGGCGTGAACCGCTACCAGTTCCTCCACGTGGGTTGCTCGGACTCGCCGCTGGGGCGCGCGGCCGTTGCCCACATCGACCAGCTAGTGCCTGCGATACGCCAGGCCACGCTGCCGGCGCTATATGCCCGCTGGCTGGACCCTGAATTGCGCGCTGACTACCTGGAACAGAGCAAGCGGTTTTTCGAGAACCACTAG
- a CDS encoding CaiB/BaiF CoA transferase family protein, translating to MSTPSKPLAGLKVIELGTLIAGPFASRICAEFGAEVIKVESPDGGDPLRKWRKLYEGTSLWWFVQARNKQSLTLNLKHPDGREILKRLLAEADILIENFRPGVLEKLGLGWDVLHALNPRLVMVRLSGFGQTGPMKDQPGFGAVGESMGGLRYITGFDDRPPVRTGISIGDSIAALWGVIGALMALRHREVNGGQGQVVDVALYEAIFAMMESMVPEFDVFGFIRERTGNIMPGITPSSIHTTADGKHVQIGANGDAIFKRFMQAIGRNDLADDPSLASNDGRDARRDELYGVIDRWANSLPLEQVMRALNDAEVPASRIYSAEDMFNDPQYLAREMILQARLPDGKPFKMPGIVPKLSDTPGSTEWVGPALGEHTEALLTRLGYDTAAIARLRTAGTV from the coding sequence ATGTCTACGCCCAGCAAACCCCTCGCCGGCCTGAAAGTCATCGAACTCGGCACCCTGATCGCCGGCCCGTTCGCCTCGCGCATCTGCGCCGAATTCGGCGCAGAGGTGATCAAGGTCGAATCGCCCGACGGCGGCGACCCGCTGCGCAAATGGCGCAAGCTGTACGAGGGCACGTCGTTGTGGTGGTTCGTCCAGGCGCGCAACAAGCAGTCGCTGACGCTCAACCTCAAACACCCCGACGGCCGCGAAATCCTCAAGCGCCTGCTGGCCGAAGCGGACATCCTGATCGAGAACTTCCGCCCTGGCGTGCTGGAAAAGCTCGGCCTGGGCTGGGATGTGCTGCATGCGCTGAACCCACGCTTGGTGATGGTCCGCCTGTCGGGCTTCGGCCAGACCGGGCCGATGAAAGACCAGCCGGGCTTCGGTGCGGTTGGAGAGTCCATGGGCGGCCTGCGCTACATCACCGGTTTCGACGACCGCCCGCCGGTGCGCACCGGCATCTCCATCGGCGATTCGATCGCCGCATTGTGGGGTGTGATTGGCGCACTGATGGCGCTGCGTCACCGTGAAGTCAACGGCGGCCAGGGCCAGGTGGTGGACGTGGCGCTGTACGAAGCGATCTTCGCCATGATGGAAAGCATGGTGCCGGAGTTCGACGTGTTCGGTTTCATTCGCGAACGCACCGGCAACATCATGCCGGGCATCACCCCCTCCTCCATCCATACCACGGCCGACGGTAAGCACGTGCAGATCGGCGCCAACGGCGATGCGATCTTCAAGCGCTTTATGCAGGCCATCGGCCGCAACGACCTGGCCGACGACCCGTCGCTGGCCAGCAACGATGGCCGTGACGCGCGCCGTGACGAGTTGTACGGGGTGATCGACCGCTGGGCCAACAGCCTGCCGCTTGAGCAGGTCATGCGCGCACTCAACGACGCCGAGGTACCCGCGAGCAGAATCTATTCGGCCGAAGACATGTTCAACGACCCACAGTACTTGGCGCGAGAGATGATCCTGCAGGCCCGCCTCCCAGATGGAAAGCCGTTCAAAATGCCCGGCATCGTACCCAAACTGTCGGACACCCCCGGCTCTACCGAGTGGGTTGGCCCAGCCCTGGGCGAGCATACGGAGGCGCTGCTGACCAGGCTGGGTTATGACACGGCCGCCATCGCCAGGCTGCGCACAGCGGGCACGGTCTGA
- a CDS encoding YaeQ family protein, producing MAQPSTTYKFELNLTDLDRNVYQSVKQTIARHPSETEERMAVRLLAYALWYNENLSFGRGLSDVDEPALWEKSLDDRVLHWIEVGQPDADRLTWCSRRTERTSLLAYGSLRVWETKVLSAVKGLKNLNIAAVPQEVLETLATDMPRSIKWDVMISEGTVFVTDDRGQHEVQLEWLLGERG from the coding sequence ATGGCCCAGCCGTCCACCACCTACAAGTTCGAACTGAATCTGACCGATCTTGATCGCAACGTTTACCAGAGCGTCAAGCAGACCATTGCTCGTCACCCTTCGGAAACCGAAGAGCGGATGGCCGTTCGTCTGTTGGCTTATGCGCTCTGGTACAACGAGAATCTGTCGTTCGGTCGCGGCTTGTCGGATGTCGATGAACCGGCCTTGTGGGAAAAGAGCTTGGACGACCGTGTTTTGCACTGGATCGAAGTTGGCCAACCGGACGCCGACCGCCTGACCTGGTGTTCGCGCCGCACCGAGCGTACCAGCCTGCTGGCCTACGGTAGCCTGCGCGTGTGGGAGACCAAGGTACTGAGTGCGGTCAAGGGCCTGAAAAACCTGAATATCGCCGCAGTGCCCCAAGAGGTGCTGGAAACCCTGGCAACCGACATGCCGCGGTCGATCAAATGGGACGTGATGATCAGCGAAGGCACGGTGTTCGTCACCGACGACCGTGGCCAGCATGAAGTGCAGCTCGAGTGGCTGCTCGGCGAGCGTGGTTGA
- the recJ gene encoding single-stranded-DNA-specific exonuclease RecJ has translation MRIEPRPLPPTLPFLGNLPPLLTRLYAARGVQSEAELDKSLARLLPYQQLKGIEAAVDLLVEALDQRQRILIVGDFDADGATASTVGVLGLRLLGAAHVDYLVPNRFEYGYGLTPEIVEVALQRQPQLLITVDNGISSVEGVAAAKAAGLKVLVTDHHLPGAQLPEADAIVNPNQPGCTFPSKSLAGVGVIFYVLMALRARLRSLGRYEAQPQPNIGELLDLVALGSVADVVPLDANNRILVHQGLERIRAGRARPGLKAILEVARRDHRRITSTDLGFILGPRLNAAGRLDDMSLGIECLLCEDATLAQDMAQQLDDLNQDRKSIEQGMQREALAQLKDLPIESMPYGLCLFDADWHQGVIGILASRLKERYHRPTIAFADAGDGMLKGSARSVPGFHIRDALDAVAARHPQLISKFGGHAMAAGLSLPEGNFPAFAEAFDEEVRRQLREEDLTGRLLSDGSLAVEEFHLDLAKALRHAGPWGQHFPEPLFHGVFQLVEQRVVGERHLKVVLKSECGSVRLDGIAFGIDREVWPNPTVRWVELAYKLDVNEFRGNESVQLMIAHMEPR, from the coding sequence ATGCGTATCGAACCTCGCCCGCTGCCGCCGACCCTGCCATTTCTGGGTAACCTGCCACCCTTGCTGACCCGCCTGTACGCCGCCCGCGGCGTGCAGTCCGAAGCCGAACTGGACAAGAGCCTGGCGCGGCTGCTGCCGTACCAGCAGCTCAAGGGCATCGAGGCCGCTGTGGACCTGCTGGTCGAGGCCCTCGACCAGCGCCAGCGCATCCTCATCGTCGGCGACTTCGATGCCGATGGCGCCACCGCCAGTACCGTTGGCGTGCTGGGCCTGCGCCTGCTGGGCGCGGCCCATGTCGATTACCTGGTGCCCAACCGCTTCGAGTACGGCTACGGCCTGACCCCGGAAATCGTCGAGGTGGCGCTGCAGCGCCAGCCGCAATTGCTGATCACCGTCGACAACGGCATCTCCAGTGTCGAGGGTGTCGCGGCGGCCAAGGCAGCCGGGCTCAAGGTGCTGGTCACCGACCACCACCTGCCGGGCGCGCAACTGCCCGAGGCCGACGCCATCGTCAACCCGAACCAGCCGGGCTGCACGTTCCCCAGCAAGTCGCTGGCGGGCGTAGGGGTGATCTTCTATGTGCTCATGGCCTTGCGCGCGCGCTTGCGCAGCCTGGGGCGCTATGAGGCGCAGCCACAGCCGAACATCGGCGAACTGCTCGACCTGGTCGCCCTCGGCAGCGTCGCCGACGTGGTGCCGCTGGATGCCAACAACCGCATCCTGGTGCACCAGGGCCTCGAGCGCATTCGTGCCGGCCGCGCGCGGCCTGGCCTCAAAGCGATTCTCGAGGTGGCGCGCCGCGACCATCGGCGCATCACCTCCACCGACCTCGGCTTCATCCTCGGCCCACGGCTGAACGCCGCCGGGCGCCTGGACGACATGAGCCTGGGCATCGAATGCCTGCTGTGCGAAGACGCCACCCTGGCTCAGGACATGGCCCAGCAGCTCGATGACCTGAACCAGGACCGCAAGTCGATCGAACAAGGCATGCAGCGCGAGGCCCTGGCCCAGCTCAAGGACCTGCCGATCGAGTCCATGCCCTATGGCCTGTGCCTGTTCGACGCCGACTGGCACCAGGGCGTGATCGGTATTCTCGCCTCGCGCCTGAAGGAACGTTACCACCGCCCGACCATCGCCTTCGCCGATGCCGGTGACGGCATGCTCAAAGGCTCGGCCCGCTCGGTGCCGGGCTTCCACATCCGCGATGCGCTGGATGCAGTGGCGGCGCGCCATCCGCAGCTGATCAGCAAGTTCGGCGGGCATGCCATGGCTGCCGGCTTGTCCTTGCCCGAAGGCAACTTCCCTGCGTTCGCCGAAGCGTTCGACGAAGAAGTGCGCCGCCAGTTGCGCGAAGAAGACCTGACCGGCCGCCTGCTGTCGGACGGCAGCCTGGCCGTGGAGGAGTTCCACCTCGACCTGGCCAAGGCCCTGCGCCATGCCGGGCCCTGGGGCCAGCACTTCCCCGAGCCGCTGTTCCATGGCGTGTTCCAGCTGGTGGAGCAGCGCGTGGTCGGCGAGCGCCACCTGAAGGTGGTGCTCAAGAGCGAATGCGGTTCGGTGCGCCTGGATGGCATCGCCTTTGGCATCGACCGCGAGGTATGGCCGAACCCGACCGTGCGTTGGGTGGAGTTGGCGTACAAGCTGGATGTGAACGAGTTTCGGGGTAATGAGAGCGTGCAGCTGATGATTGCCCACATGGAGCCGCGCTGA
- a CDS encoding 2OG-Fe(II) oxygenase, producing MKAEKIEIIDEAISSDEQAQITHALSNATWRLGWPISSTPFARPCWHFFIAGSKRSSFESCEKELINNNQWAFLAAIWQRLKDKKLRNTTLLGVYANGQTFGQDSPIHRDNRASKPGKTAVLFCNEYWSTSWGGELILFNESKNDIIHSVPPRPGRIVIFDGQIPHRARSPAIDCSQLRITIAFKTINKEC from the coding sequence ATGAAGGCTGAAAAAATAGAAATTATTGACGAAGCGATCAGCAGTGACGAGCAAGCCCAAATCACACATGCATTATCAAACGCAACATGGAGACTTGGCTGGCCTATAAGTTCAACTCCTTTTGCACGCCCCTGCTGGCACTTCTTCATCGCTGGCAGCAAGCGCTCTTCTTTCGAGTCATGCGAAAAAGAGCTAATAAATAATAATCAATGGGCTTTTTTAGCTGCCATCTGGCAGCGCTTAAAAGATAAGAAATTAAGAAACACCACTTTATTAGGCGTCTACGCAAATGGTCAAACATTTGGACAGGACAGCCCTATCCATAGAGATAACCGGGCGAGCAAGCCAGGAAAAACCGCAGTTCTGTTCTGTAATGAGTATTGGTCAACTTCCTGGGGAGGAGAGCTAATTCTTTTTAACGAAAGCAAAAATGACATCATCCACTCAGTACCGCCCAGACCTGGTCGAATCGTCATTTTTGATGGCCAAATTCCACACCGGGCAAGATCCCCCGCTATTGATTGCAGTCAATTACGAATCACCATCGCCTTCAAAACCATTAACAAGGAATGTTAA
- a CDS encoding NADH:flavin oxidoreductase/NADH oxidase has product MSLLLEPYTLRQLTLPNRIAVSPMCQYSAVDGLANDWHLVHLGSRAVGGAGLVITEAVAVTADGRITAEDLGLWDDAQIAPLQRITRFITAQGAVPGIQLAHAGRKASTHRPWLGKQGSLKIEDGGWQPVGPSKIAFDPQHTPPRELTQDEIHGVIAAFVAATERALQAGFKVVEIHAAHGYLLHQFLSPLSNQRRDDYGSSFENRIRLTLQVTEAVRKAWPQELPVFVRVSATDWVEDGWNPDETVELARRLRVLGVDLIDVSSGGTSVNAEIPTGPGYQTRFAERVRKESEIATGTVGMITEPAQAEHILRTGQADVIFLARELLRDPYWPLHADDDLGGNKATWPAQYQRATSRANPIHESDLRD; this is encoded by the coding sequence ATGAGCCTGCTGCTCGAGCCTTACACCCTGCGTCAGCTAACCCTGCCCAACCGCATCGCGGTTTCGCCAATGTGCCAATATTCCGCGGTCGATGGCTTGGCCAACGACTGGCACCTCGTTCACCTGGGCAGCCGCGCCGTGGGTGGCGCCGGGCTGGTCATCACCGAAGCGGTGGCGGTCACCGCCGATGGCCGGATCACCGCCGAAGACCTGGGCCTGTGGGACGATGCGCAAATCGCGCCGCTGCAGCGCATCACCCGTTTCATCACCGCCCAGGGCGCCGTGCCGGGCATCCAGCTCGCCCACGCCGGGCGCAAGGCCAGCACCCACCGCCCATGGCTGGGCAAGCAGGGCAGCCTGAAGATCGAAGACGGTGGCTGGCAGCCGGTGGGGCCGTCGAAGATTGCCTTCGACCCGCAGCACACCCCGCCACGTGAGTTGACCCAGGATGAAATCCACGGCGTGATCGCCGCGTTCGTTGCCGCGACCGAACGGGCGCTGCAGGCAGGGTTCAAGGTGGTCGAGATCCACGCCGCCCACGGTTACCTGCTGCATCAGTTCCTCTCGCCGTTGAGCAACCAGCGCCGCGACGACTATGGCAGCAGCTTCGAGAACCGCATTCGTCTGACCCTGCAGGTCACTGAAGCGGTGCGCAAGGCGTGGCCCCAGGAGTTACCGGTGTTCGTCCGCGTGTCGGCGACCGATTGGGTGGAAGATGGCTGGAACCCGGATGAAACCGTCGAACTGGCCCGTCGCCTGCGTGTGCTCGGGGTCGACCTGATCGATGTGTCCTCGGGTGGCACCTCGGTCAACGCCGAGATCCCGACCGGCCCCGGCTACCAGACCCGCTTCGCCGAGCGTGTGCGCAAGGAATCGGAAATCGCCACCGGCACGGTGGGCATGATCACCGAGCCGGCCCAGGCGGAGCACATCCTGCGCACCGGGCAGGCCGATGTCATCTTCCTCGCCCGTGAGCTGCTGCGCGACCCGTACTGGCCGCTGCATGCCGACGATGACCTGGGCGGCAACAAGGCGACCTGGCCGGCGCAATACCAGCGCGCAACCAGCCGGGCGAACCCCATTCATGAGTCGGATCTGCGGGATTAG